Genomic segment of Panicum virgatum strain AP13 chromosome 9N, P.virgatum_v5, whole genome shotgun sequence:
AAGTGATGCTATTTCAAGGCGACGAAAGAGGATCTTTTGACGTGGAGCTGGACTAAgacctaccttagtcttgaagTCTCATTTAGTCTAACCATGTAGCTAAATGTTACTTGCTATCTTATATTATTAGTCATTTCTCTTTTGAACTTTATTGCAAGAACAAAGTACTATTCTGTCTGGAATGTGTTATTGAACCATGCTTTTTTTAATTATCTTCAttgttatttttatttattaattttttatatactTGGAGTATCGGAGAATCCTTATTTTTCTCAGCTGCCGTATCGGAGTATTAGTATCGGAGTATCAGTATCCAGTATCGGTGCATCATAGCCTCCCCACACGTACCCCCTCTCGGCGCCAATGccgacgcccgtgcctgcgAGCCCCACCACCAGCGCCTCGTTGTAGAACTGCTCCGCGAACACCGGCCACGCCAGCACCGggacgcccgccgccgccgcctcggtcaCCGTGCCCCATCCGCAGTGCGTCACGAACGCGCCCACCGCCGCGTGCCGCAACACGGCCACCTGCGGGGCCCAGCCCCTGACCACCAGCCCGcggcccggcgccgcggcgtcAATGTCCGGGAGCGGTGGCACGTTCTTGTCCCCGACGAGCCAGACGAAGTTCGAGCCGGAGTCGGCGAGGCCCATGCCGAGCTCGGACACCTCCTCGAGCGGAAACCGGGTGAGGCTGCCGAAGCAGACGTACACCACCGATCGCGCGGGCTTTGTGTCCAGCCACTTGAGCACGcgcgcggcctcggcggcggcggcttcctcccCTCCGCGGCCGCGCTCTAGGGTGtcggcgccgtcgccgttgACAAGGCAAACCGGACCGACGGCGAACACCGGCTTCCCCGTGATCTTCTCGTAGTGCTCGATGTACCGCTGCTCGAGGTCCGCGAACGAGTTGACGACCCATCCGGACGTGGCGCGCTCGACGTCGAACATGCGGTTCAAGAACTCCCGCGAGTCCGCGCCGGGGAACGTCGCCTCGGCGAGCCTCGACCTGGTGAGCCGCACCGCGTCGGGGAGTCCCGGCACGAGGAACGGTTCGGTGTCCGACGCCACGCCGTTCTGCGGGCTGTGGAGCAGCAGAGAACGCTGCACCGAGAGCGCGAAGCACCCCGTGCCGGTGAACGCGTACCGCGGGATGCCGAGCTCGGGAGCAGCCGTGGCAGCCCAGGGGAGGACGCCGTCGAACACGACAGCGTCTGCAGGGTGGCGGCGAAGGAGGTCAGTGAAGAGCGGCCCGAGAAGGTCTACGGCGATGGCGAAAGGCCCGGCGAGCTCGCGGTTGGGGAGGTCGTCGGCGCTCTCGTGGCCACCCGGGAGCCCGGCTGCCTCGGCTGGCAGCGTGAGCGCGTGGATGCGGATGCGGaggcccgcggcggccgcgcgggcgacGGGCCCACCGAGCCTTGCGGCGTTGGCGTGAGTCAGGACGAGCGTGGCGTCGGCGCCGCGGGACGCGAAGAGGCGGGCGAGGTCGGCCATCGGCAGCGCGTGTCCCGGCGTCGGAAACGGGATGAAGTacatgcgcggcggcgcagtgtcCCCGGACGACGCGACGGACGAAGACGGCCGCATGGCGCAGGTCGGCGCGAGGAGAGCTACGATGGGGAGTGCCGGCCAGACCGCAGTGTGCACGCTGGATGGCGCATGCAAATGCCCATTGGTCATATATAGCGTTACATATACGCCTTGAAATGCAAAGATGATGTTCCTTTTATGACCGTCAGTTCAGTTTGGTATCTGTAAGACACGCGTATGGCATTTCTTGCCTCTACCAACCTTCGGTGCAGACAAGTATCCACAGACAATAGAGATTATATTCTTCTCATCCTTTCAATAGAGATTAAATTCTTCTCATCTTTCCTAAGTAACATAAATCCTGATCAGTCATTGACCTTGGATTCTTCAGCAACTCCCTGCTAATCTGAAACAGTGAATAGCTCTTTCTTAATTTTATTATGACAGCTTCAAAGACACTAGAACTAGTATAGAAATCATCTGATAACTTTTGCTATTATTCATTTTTCTGTAATCAGGTAACAAAAGGCAATACATATAGAGTACATTACAATCAAAACACGCAGGGCAAACTACCTCTGTTCACTGTGAACTATATGACCGGCTATAGAAGATGGAAGGGCAGGGAATGTGGATGCAGACTGTAGAGTCCTCGAACAACCAGCAACATTTTGTTAGGATTTCTACCATTTAAGCCACGGCAGGCATGTCGTTAAGCCAAGGGTCAAGGGGCTTTCCAATGGAGTAAACAATGAAACCAATCTCCCGCATCTTCTCAGCATCAATTACGTTGCGACCGTCGAACAAGAACGCAGGCTTCTGCATGCTATCATAGATCTTCTTGTAGTCGAGTGTCTTGAACTCATCCCACTCGGTCAGTATGCAGATACCATGTGCCCCCTTGGTGGCTTCATAGGCATCCCAGGTCACAGAGACCTGTTTCACGGCAGTTGGGCTCATTGGCTgcaggtggatcgggtggtccCAGTCAAACTTGTTCATCGTGAGATCACGCTGGATCTGGTCCTCAGTCACCTGCGGATCGTAGATGCTAATCTTGGCCTTGTCTCCAAGGAGTCCCTTGCAAACATCAATGGCAGCAGTCTCCCTCGTGTCACCAGTGTCCTTCTTGAAGGCAAAGCCGAGCACTGCAATTTTCTTTCCAGAGACAGTGTTGAACATGGAAGACACCACACGGTTCACAAATCTGCTCTTCTGGTAATCATTGATCTTGATAACCTGCTTCCAGTAGTTGGCGACCTCAGGCAGTCCATTGCACTCACAGATGTACACAAGGTTGAGGATGTCCTTCTGGAAGCAGGAGCCTCCGAAACCAACACTAGCATTTAAGAATTTGGGTCCGATCCTTGAATCTTTGCCGACAGCATATGCCACCTCTGTGACATTGGCACCAGTGGCCTCACACAGAGCTGAGATTGCGTTAACTGATGAGATCCTTTGAGCCAAGAAGGCATTTGCAGCAAGCTTAGACAGCTCAGCTGACCATAGGTTGGTTGTGAGAATACGGTCCTCAGGGACCCAATTCGCATATACATCCTTCAAGGCCTTAACAGCCTTCTGGCCTTCTGGAGTCTCCCGACCACCAATGAGCACACGGTCAGGCTTGAAAAGGTCCTCAATTGCTGTGCCCTCTGCAAGGAATTCAGGGTTTGAGAGGATCTGGAAGTTGATTCCCTTGCTATTGTGCCTCAAGATCTTCTCAATGGCTTCGGCAGTCTTGACAGGGACAGTGGACTTCTCAACCACAATCTTGTCAGACTTGGCCACATCTGCGATCATGCGGGCTGCACTCTCCCAGTAGGTTAAATCCGCAGCTTTGCCAGCCCCAAGACCACGGGTCTTGGTTGGTGTGTTCACAGAGACAAAGATGATATCAGCCTCAGCAACATGCTTCTCAATGTCattgctgaagaagaggttCCTGCCACGGCACTGCTTGACCACTTCATCAAGGCCCGGTTCATAAATAGGGAGCTGATCGCTGTTCCATGCTGCAATGCGTGGAACGGAAATGTCGACGACACAAACTTCAATAGCAGGGCATTTCAGCGCAATGACAGCCATGGTTGGGCCGCCAACATATCCAGCACCGAGGCAGCATATCTTCACCATCTTTCTTAAACTATCCAAGTAACTGCATGTCGAAAATGAGAATACTGACATTAGTTATCTTAGTAAGCATGATTAATTGGGACAAAATAATCATTGTTATGTCATATATTATGCACAAAGACTCCAAATTATTTACCCCCCATATATTTCAGAAGATTTTGGAGCTGAAAGAATTAAAGTGAAGACAATGAATAAATTATTTCAGATATTGACAGTTAAATTTACAAGGTTTCCTGTGATTGTTAGCATTAACAGAGTTTATTTGCTCAAAAGCTGGTATTAAAAAATAGATAATGACAATCTTGATAAACTGAACTATTGACATCAATTGAGTAGCGGCCAAGCAACCGATACTGCCAAGATCAAATTTGGTGGCCACATTGGCTTATGCATATGCTTCAGATTACCAACTTTATGCCAAAGCCCGTAGCTTTTAGCATGCAACATCCATACATAGACAAGGAATTCTGAAGGTATGAATCTTGTCGGGAGAGAAAAAAAGCTGTGTAAACTCATCAAATGATTTCAGTGCACAGCTGCTTTAACTTAAGTAAAGACTTTTCATGAACGACAGTTTCAGTGCATTCACTTGGCATCGTGGTGTCTAGTGGAGATCTGACATTTGGTGATAAACTAAATAAGTGACCAGATTGTCTCGCTTGTTGGCATTTGGCAATCAGTGACCTCGCTCGCTTATTTTTTAGCAACTAGAATAATCTTGAGGCACCTGAAATACTAATGCGGCCTGCATCACCTGTCAATCCACTCAGGCGTAAACTTATAGTGTCAGATGCCATCTCTACATCTCGTGAGACTAAGGCCACTCTCAGTGGATTTTCATGAGAGTTTCATGGCATTTAATTTTGCTGATGGGACAGGATATTTATGAGGAAAGAGATTGAAGAGTTTTATGGGATATGAGAGGAGTTTTATCCCATAAAACACGTCCGGCTCGCTTACCTAGTTTTTAATATAGATAACTGTGTGATGAAACTAGACCGAAGAAAATAAAGAGAAGGTTAAAGTCGGTGATCGTTGGGGGACCTGGGGTGCAGACAGTTCAGGGGCGTAGacagggggcgggcaggggtTGGCGCTatgtaaaatttgaattttgattaaatttttatataaattaatataGTTGGTCCCctctaataatgaaaaaaaatccCAGCTCCGACCAGAGACAGttgccccaaaaaaaaaaggaacagtAAACCGCACGCAGGGAAAAAAAATCTCAACCGCCTGGGCCCTGAGGGTGGCAATGGACTGAAATTACCGGAACAAAGGGGAAATCCGAGACCAGATCGAGGGAAGGAAGCATACCTCGTGAGTTACACCGGCAGCCTCTTCTTCCCCTCGCCGCGGGATCTGGATCTGGCTGGCCGAACCGTTGAGGAAGGAGAAGTGAGGGTGTTCTGAGCAGGGGAGATGGAAGGAGCAGCAGGTTAAATAGGAGGGGGGCGTGGAAACGCAACGAACCAACGCGACGCGGCCTCGTATTTCTCTGGCATTTTGGCTTGTTTGGTTGGCCCTAAAATTTCTAGTCGTAAAAgaagagaatttttttttacaaggactgaatgaaatttattttcaaaattattttcaaaataggtgtaacttttcgtgacgaatttaattacggtaattaatcgatgatttactATAGTGATGttatagtaaccatcctctaatcgcgcgatcAAAAGCTTTATTAGATTCTTTAGGGTCATTAGcacggggttctgaagttggttttgtaaattggttttgtttgacaccgtaattagcgatTAAAATATCACTATTTGTTGGCACAGCCCAAACCAAATGAGATTTTTTTTCCACTTCGCACGGGGTGGGGCCAGCTGACCCACCAGCTGGCACCAGAATCTGTCCCTACGGCCACTGCACTGGCAATGGCTTGCGCCCAGGCTGTTGATAAGGCCTTGTTTACAtttcaaaatacaaaatttttataaatcgcttgcatgatATATCAAATGtaatcaaaaaataaatcgtattacacaaatggactgtaaatcgcgagacgaatctaatgagcctaattaggacgtgattagacactaaattgctacagtaatactacaataaacaagctctaatgatgaattaattaggctcattagattcgtttcgtagtttacagacgagatctgtaattagttttgtgattagtctatatttaatacttcaaatattgaaaatTTCCTtctaaaaacacaaaaatataaaatacaaagtgaactaaacacaccctaaaaaAGATGGTGCCTAGTGCATCTTGAAAATgactttctttcaaaaaaaactagagatgAGGTGTTATTTCTTAGTTAAATATTCCATTAGGGATGCGTTATGTCTGATCGGTATAAGCTCAACAATCTCAACATTGACGTCATTTGTTCCGTAATTCCGTTTTCATTTGCGTTTTATATGAAACGAATGGAAGCTAAACCAAAATTTGGGTACGTTGACATTGCAGCTGCTATCCTGTACGGAAGTTTTTGCCAAATTTCGCTCCCCCAACATCCATGAAGTCGGAGGCCCGGGAGGCTCCTCACGAACTCTCTCGCTCCGCCACCGGGGACGGcggtctcctcttcctccgatGGCCTCAGAGTCGTCGGGAGGGGCGGAGACCGCTGGGCTCCGGGCAGACGGTGCGGGTAGGTTAGGTCCTAGTAGATCTAGGTGTTGGTGTTCAGGCGGcatcggcgaggcggcggcgacgacggcgcatCGGAATAAGTCATCTCGGATTTGTCCCCGTCCCTTTGCTGCTTCACTCCAGCGGCGATGGTGGGTCCGTGGAGGTGGTGCTCCCGTGGTGGAGATGTTGTACAGGAGGTGGTCGCCGGCGTCTCGTCGTCCTGTGAAGGAGATGAGCTCGTTGGCTTTTTGTTTGGTAGATAGAGAGGATGCTTCGGGTCCGGTGGAAGCTTGGCGAGTGGAGCAGGTCCAACCTTTTCGTGACGGTTCTGGTCGTCGCCAGCGGATCTGTATCCAAGGTCACTGGAGCTCGGGGTGCGTCCCCAGCCGATGGGCTTCCCGTGGTGGTTCCATCTCGTCGTTCATGGCGAGTGTTTATTGCGGCTCTTTTCAAAGCTTAGCGATGGGGTTCCGGTTGGCCATGGGTGGATGGAGATCGATTCCGGCGGCGGATGGCGAGTCTCACCGGCGGCGGAATCTTGTTCACAAAGGTTCTAGGGTCTTCATTGTAAATGTCGTGTTTTTCAAGGACCTTTGTGTCAAATGTCTGGTGGATCACATATCCTCTGCATCTGGCCATAACGTGCCTGTATGTGTACTGCTCTTTGTACCGTATCTTTCGATTTAATACAGGTGTGtttaataaaaaaaacatcCATGAAGTCTGATTGGAATTGAGAAGCAGCACCCTTTGACTCCCGTGAACATCTGACCGAACCAAAGTCCAAACACTCCTCTCCCCCGTCGCTGGTGTCGGTGCGCGCTGTGTGTGTACTGTATTGCCGTGTAGCATGCCATGCGGTTTGTCCGCGAACCGCGTGGTTTGCGGTTGCGGCGGCCAACCAGTTCTGACGGGCCGAACCGGAGCAGGAGTGAGGAGCGCCCACGGCGCCACGCGCCCACGCCAATGCGTGCCAGCGCGGTCGGCAGACGCCAGACGGCAGCTGACCGCGTGCCGCGGACCCGCCTTGCCGGCGGGGCACGGTGGTGTGCGCATGGATGTCGTTGGGCTTCTTGCCAAGTTCTCAGGCTCCGGCCTCCGGGCTTGCGCTGGGCCGTGGGTTGTGACTTGTGGGTTTTCTGATGGCGGGGCCGGTGCTCCGTGCTCGAATGGGCCCCGGAACATGCTTGCGGCCTCTTAAGTCTTGCATCCTAGGGCTTATAGGGTGAGCTCACATACTGTCTTAACTCCGTTATCTAAAAAACACACAAACCACATACTTACAAATAAACACTCGAGTGTTGTTTACGAATTCCTAAAAAGGAGTCTTAACTCCGTTCTtctcttcagagttcagactgcGTCCAAACTGAACAGAGAGTGCTTTGCATTTTTTTCTGCCCTCTCGAAATTACTACTTTTGCTGACGATCAGTTTCCTTTTCtgtcctttcaaaaaaaagtcaTTCTCTCCCCCCTCAAACAACGTTGCACAACTTCTACCTTTCCCAACGTAAAAATAATTGCACACTTTGGCTCCCCTGATTTTTCAGATGCGGTTTTGCGGTGAATTTTAAACCCTCAGCCAGCGTGATAGCTGAGACAGGACACAGGCAGTGACATGGATGGTGCATCGGCAGCACCAACCGGAACGCTTCCTCGCTCGAATTTCCGCCACGGTTCGGGGCCGTTCGGCGGCGTTCCACTTCCACGTCGTCCTCGGCCCCGGCGCGGGCGGAGATCCGGTAGGCGACCACGGCCGCACCGCGCCGCCACGGTGCGCTCCCGCCCAACGCAACGACCAGACCTGCCTGCCTAACCCACCGACGCGGCAAGTGAAACGCGCGAGCGCGCCATGTGACTGTCAGTGAACAGTGACAGTTTTGATCACTagttacggtgtcaaacaaattcagtttataaaattaatttcagaacccCGCACTAGtgacctgaagaatctaataagatcTTTGACTGCGCAATTTGAGgagggttactgtagcatcactgtagaaaatcatcaattaattactgtcattaaattcatcacgaaaagttacacttatctctgaaaaaattttataaataaacttcgtttgGTCTTTTATATGGAAACCAGAAGAAGCGCCCTAGAATCCTATCGCGCCAACCAAACGAGGCCTGTGTGTTCACTCGTGACCTTGAGTGCCCATCCGCCCACTCCCACAGGCCACAGGCCCACTCAGTCCCCCCAAGTGCGGCGCCACCTTCCCCTTCCGCAGTTTCGCTCCCCGTCTCCTCTCTTATGGTGCCCCGCCGCGTGCCACGCCACCACTAGCGCGCTGCCCCTTCCCCGTccgtccatggccgccgcgtCGTTCGCCCGCGCCTTGcttctcctcgtcgtcgtcctccttctggccggcgcggcgcgcggcaagACGGTGAAGAGAGACGGTACGTGACTGCTCCTTTTTCTCCTCCCACCCGTGGCCCTTACCGATCCCGTCGGTGAACTCCTTGCTCACTGCGAATTGGAGTTAGTATAAGAGAAAATTTGGTTCTTTTGGCCGCACCATTGGAGATCTGACCCAACCTTCCATCTGGGACCATGCGCTTCCTTGCTCAGCGGCGCTGAATTGGGCGTCTGCTCTGATGGTAGCATTGGCCCTCCTTACAATTATGGGCTCGGCT
This window contains:
- the LOC120689351 gene encoding UDP-glucose flavonoid 3-O-glucosyltransferase 7-like, producing MRPSSSVASSGDTAPPRMYFIPFPTPGHALPMADLARLFASRGADATLVLTHANAARLGGPVARAAAAGLRIRIHALTLPAEAAGLPGGHESADDLPNRELAGPFAIAVDLLGPLFTDLLRRHPADAVVFDGVLPWAATAAPELGIPRYAFTGTGCFALSVQRSLLLHSPQNGVASDTEPFLVPGLPDAVRLTRSRLAEATFPGADSREFLNRMFDVERATSGWVVNSFADLEQRYIEHYEKITGKPVFAVGPVCLVNGDGADTLERGRGGEEAAAAEAARVLKWLDTKPARSVVYVCFGSLTRFPLEEVSELGMGLADSGSNFVWLVGDKNVPPLPDIDAAAPGRGLVVRGWAPQVAVLRHAAVGAFVTHCGWGTVTEAAAAGVPVLAWPVFAEQFYNEALVVGLAGTGVGIGAERGYVWGGEALGGVVVGREAVVERMRGALADVALRRRAGEIGGRARRAVEAGGSSYEVVGALLEDLLRPGRRSHDGASGRDTRRAADWMSL
- the LOC120688499 gene encoding UDP-glucose 6-dehydrogenase 4-like; translated protein: MVKICCLGAGYVGGPTMAVIALKCPAIEVCVVDISVPRIAAWNSDQLPIYEPGLDEVVKQCRGRNLFFSNDIEKHVAEADIIFVSVNTPTKTRGLGAGKAADLTYWESAARMIADVAKSDKIVVEKSTVPVKTAEAIEKILRHNSKGINFQILSNPEFLAEGTAIEDLFKPDRVLIGGRETPEGQKAVKALKDVYANWVPEDRILTTNLWSAELSKLAANAFLAQRISSVNAISALCEATGANVTEVAYAVGKDSRIGPKFLNASVGFGGSCFQKDILNLVYICECNGLPEVANYWKQVIKINDYQKSRFVNRVVSSMFNTVSGKKIAVLGFAFKKDTGDTRETAAIDVCKGLLGDKAKISIYDPQVTEDQIQRDLTMNKFDWDHPIHLQPMSPTAVKQVSVTWDAYEATKGAHGICILTEWDEFKTLDYKKIYDSMQKPAFLFDGRNVIDAEKMREIGFIVYSIGKPLDPWLNDMPAVA